The Trinickia caryophylli genomic sequence GGGACGAATTTCTCACGGCGCATCGACGCGCTTCCGTCGCCGCCGTCGCCGGCGATCACCTCGATCCGCGCTTCGTCAATGAACTTCATTTATTGCTCCGTCCCGTGTTTCCGTTATTGTGCCGCGCGGGCCCGCGATGACCAAGCGGCCGAACGGCCAGGGGCCGCGCGCCCTTGCGCCGCCGACACCCATAAGCAAAAAGGCCCCGCTGACTTCGCGGGGCCTTTCTCGGTTTATCGCACCCGTGTCTGATCGACTCAGGCCGCGGCCGGGACGACGTTGACAGTATGCTTCTTGTCTACGCCTTTCGTCGTGAACTTGACGTGGCCGTCGACCAGCGCGAAGAGCGTGTGGTCCTTGCCCATGCCGACGTTGTCGCCGGCGTGCATGCGCGTGCCGCGCTGACGTACGATGATGCCGCCCGCGTTGATTGCCTGGCCGCCGTACACCTTCACGCCGAGACGTTTCGACTCGGAGTCGCGGCCGTTGCGAGAAGAGCCGCCTGCTTTTTTGTGTGCCATCTGATTGCTCCTTGACCGTTGCGCCTACTTACGCGGTGATAGCGTCGATGCGCAGTTCGGTGTAGTTCTGGCGGTGGCCAGCGTGCTTCTGGTAGTGCTTCCGGCGACGCATCTTGAAGATGGTCACTTTACGGTGCCGACCGTGGGAGACGACGGTAGCCTTGACGGAAGCCCCACTGACCAGCGGCGTACCGAACTTAATCGATTCGCCTTCGCCCACTGCGAGAACCTGGTCGAGCGTGATTTCAGCGTCAATGTCTGCCGGTATCTGTTCTACTTTCAATTTTTCGCCGACGGCAACCTTATACTGCTTGCCACCGGTTTTTATGACCGCGTACATTGAGAACCTCACTCTGTGTTCGCCACATCTTTCGTGGCCTTTCCACGCACCGCGCGTGAAAACGCGTGATTATACATAGAGTTAGCTCCTCCGTCAAAACCCTTCCCATGCCCGGTTCCGGCGCGCCGCAGGCCGCGCCGCACGGGCTGCCGCGTCCCGGTGGTACCGGTCCGCGCTCGCGGCAGCCCTCGGAGCGGCCGATAACCCTTTATAATCCGCGGCACTACCCATTTTTCTCATCATGTCGTCCACCGCCACCTCTTCCCCCAGCGCCGCCAGCCTGCTTGCCCCGATCGCCGAAGACATGGAGCAGGTCAATCGCGTCATCCGGCAACGTTTGGCCTCGGAGGTGATGCTGATCAACCAGATCTCCGAGTACATCATCGGCGCGGGCGGCAAGCGGCTGCGCCCGGCGCTGCTGCTGCTCGTCGCGCGCGCGCTCGGCGATACCACCGGCTATCGGCACGAACTGGCGGCCGTCGTCGAATTCATTCACACGGCTACGCTGCTGCACGACGACGTCGTCGACGAATCGGACCTGCGGCGCGGACGCAAGACGGCCAACGCGCTCTTCGGCAACGCGGCGAGTGTGCTCGTGGGCGATTTTCTCTATTCGCGCTCGTTCCAGATGATGGTCGGCGTCGGCCGGATGCGCGTCATGGAGATCCTGGCCGAGGCGACCAACATCATCTCCGAAGGGGAAGTGCTTCAACTGCTGAACATGCACGACGCCGACGTGGACGAGGGCCGCTACATGCAGGTGATCCGCTACAAGACGGCGAAGCTTTTCGAGGCGGCGGCACAGCTCGGTGCCGTGCTCTCGGGCGCCGACGAGCAGACGGAGGCCGCGGCGGCCGAATTCGGGCGGCGCATCGGTACCGCGTTTCAGATCATGGACGACTGGCTCGACTATACGGGCACGGCCGAATCGATGGGCAAGAACGCAGGCGACGATCTGCGCGAAGGCAAGCCGACGCTGCCGCTCATCTATCTGATCGAGCGCGGCACGCAGGAGCAGTCCGCGCTCGCGCGCCAGGCGATCGAGCAAGGCGGCACGGATCGCTTCAACACGATCTTCGAGGCGATCACGACGTCGGGCGCGCTCGACCACACGCTCGAGTGCGCGAAGCGCGAGGCTCGCGCAGCCGCAGCAGCAATTTCTTCGTTCCCGGATTCCATTTACAAAGAAAGCCTGCTAGAATTATGTTTTTACTCGACGGCTAGACAGTCTTGAAACAGACTTTCTGACCGCCGCAGTCCAAATCGGGGTGTAGCTTAGCCTGGTAGAGCGCTACGTTCGGGACGTAGAGGCCGGAGGTTCGAATCCTCTCACCCCGACCAGAATTTCCTTGTATTCCAAGGCAGAAACCGTCCACATCCTGGGCGGTTTTTTGTTTTTGGGCACGGATGCGCCACTGGGCGATCATGCGCGCGCGGCCCACGCCTCCTCCGTCTGCTAGGCCATGCCGCCGACTGGGCATGCCGGACCCTCTGCTATATTCTCTCCATCCCTCTTTCCGCCTGACTGCACAACGCGTGGAACAAATTCCTTTATGGGCGCAAATCGGCGCCGTCTTCCTGCTTCTCTTCGTCTCCGGTTTCTTCTCGATATCGGAAACGGCCATGATGGCGCTCAATCGCCATCGCCTTAAATATCTCGTCAGCAAAGGCGCGTTCGGCGCCAAATCCACGCAGGGCCTGCTCGCACGCACCGATGAATTGCTGGGCGTCGTCCTCATCGGCAACAACCTGCTCAACACGATCATCCCCGTCCTCACGACGTCCATCGCACTGCGCACGTTCGGCAGCAACAATCTCGTGCTGTCGATCGCCACCGGCATCGTTGCCTTTCTCATCATCGTCTTCGCCGAGATCACGCCCAAGATCGTCGGCGCCACCTATCCCGAAAAGATCGCGCTGCCCGCAAGTCTCGTCCTCGCTCCGCTCATGCGCGTGCTCAAGCCGGTGATCTGGTTCGTGAATCTCTTCTCGAACACGATCCTGCTCGTGCTGCACATCAACACCAAAGGCAGCCGGGAGCAGCGCCTGTCCACCGAGGAGCTGCGCACGATCGTCCTCGAGTCCGGCAGCTTCATGCCGACCAAGCACCGCAGCATCCTGCTCAATCTGTTCGATCTCGAAAACATTTCGGTGGACGACGTGATGATCCCGCGGCGGCGCATCGAATCGCTGGACTTCGATGCGCCGTTCGACGACATCCTGCACCAGCTCGAAACCTGCTATCACAACAAGTTGATCGTCTATCAAGGCGATATCGACCAGGTGCTCGGCGTGCTTCACGTGCGCAAGACGCTGGCGGCTCTGCACAACCAGGAACTCGAGCGCGAAACATTGCGCGAGCTCCTGGCGGAGCCCTATTTCGTACCGTCCGGCACCCCCGTCTTCCAACAGTTGCAGTTCTTCCAGGAAACGCGCCATCGCACGGCCCTGGTCGTGAACGAATACGGTGAAGTACAGGGGCTCGTCACGCCCGAGGACATTCTCGAGGAGCTCATCGGGGAGTTCACCACGTCGATTCCGCGCAGCGCCGCCTCGCGGCGCGGATGGAATGAGGAAGGCGACTGCATCGTCGCCGGCAGTATGCCGTTGCGCGAACTCAATCGCTGGCTGCAGTTGAGCTTGCCGACCGATGGTCC encodes the following:
- the rpmA gene encoding 50S ribosomal protein L27, whose product is MAHKKAGGSSRNGRDSESKRLGVKVYGGQAINAGGIIVRQRGTRMHAGDNVGMGKDHTLFALVDGHVKFTTKGVDKKHTVNVVPAAA
- the rplU gene encoding 50S ribosomal protein L21; the encoded protein is MYAVIKTGGKQYKVAVGEKLKVEQIPADIDAEITLDQVLAVGEGESIKFGTPLVSGASVKATVVSHGRHRKVTIFKMRRRKHYQKHAGHRQNYTELRIDAITA
- a CDS encoding polyprenyl synthetase family protein, whose translation is MSSTATSSPSAASLLAPIAEDMEQVNRVIRQRLASEVMLINQISEYIIGAGGKRLRPALLLLVARALGDTTGYRHELAAVVEFIHTATLLHDDVVDESDLRRGRKTANALFGNAASVLVGDFLYSRSFQMMVGVGRMRVMEILAEATNIISEGEVLQLLNMHDADVDEGRYMQVIRYKTAKLFEAAAQLGAVLSGADEQTEAAAAEFGRRIGTAFQIMDDWLDYTGTAESMGKNAGDDLREGKPTLPLIYLIERGTQEQSALARQAIEQGGTDRFNTIFEAITTSGALDHTLECAKREARAAAAAISSFPDSIYKESLLELCFYSTARQS
- a CDS encoding HlyC/CorC family transporter, which encodes MEQIPLWAQIGAVFLLLFVSGFFSISETAMMALNRHRLKYLVSKGAFGAKSTQGLLARTDELLGVVLIGNNLLNTIIPVLTTSIALRTFGSNNLVLSIATGIVAFLIIVFAEITPKIVGATYPEKIALPASLVLAPLMRVLKPVIWFVNLFSNTILLVLHINTKGSREQRLSTEELRTIVLESGSFMPTKHRSILLNLFDLENISVDDVMIPRRRIESLDFDAPFDDILHQLETCYHNKLIVYQGDIDQVLGVLHVRKTLAALHNQELERETLRELLAEPYFVPSGTPVFQQLQFFQETRHRTALVVNEYGEVQGLVTPEDILEELIGEFTTSIPRSAASRRGWNEEGDCIVAGSMPLRELNRWLQLSLPTDGPKTLNGLILETLEEIPEGDVCVRIGDVQLEVLQSDDQTIRTVKVFRPKAKTVAKSLRD